The Alteriqipengyuania halimionae genome contains a region encoding:
- a CDS encoding MBL fold metallo-hydrolase, with product MSEAFRIGNLKVYRIEEWQGGFSPPEGLFAEFEPGAFAEQAPGFEPAFVRDGLIYGYLQSWLIDTGSETILVDTGAGNDKQRPGIPIFGELDGKFLDRLAEAGFAPEDIDKVFCTHLHIDHVGWNTRLVEGSWKPTFPNATYYFPTIDEAAWNPEKSRYRTLAGAEVNANVFEDSVAPIIEAGLAKLIETGDSIAKGMQAFDSPGHTPGHMVLQVEDSGEVAFFTGDILHHPMQVLRPDWNSVYCEDREVAAATRRGILDRAAALGARIVPAHFGAPHSVFVERHEDGFRPVYPPHATRTN from the coding sequence ATGAGCGAAGCTTTCCGCATCGGAAACCTCAAGGTCTATCGCATCGAGGAATGGCAGGGCGGGTTCAGCCCGCCCGAAGGCCTCTTCGCGGAGTTCGAACCCGGAGCGTTTGCCGAGCAGGCGCCCGGGTTCGAACCCGCTTTCGTGCGGGACGGCCTGATCTACGGCTATTTGCAGAGCTGGCTGATCGACACCGGCAGCGAGACGATCCTGGTCGATACCGGAGCCGGCAACGACAAGCAGCGACCGGGCATTCCGATCTTCGGGGAGCTCGACGGGAAGTTCCTCGACAGGCTCGCCGAGGCCGGTTTCGCACCGGAGGATATCGACAAGGTTTTCTGCACCCATCTGCATATCGACCATGTCGGGTGGAACACGCGGCTCGTCGAGGGGAGTTGGAAACCGACCTTTCCCAATGCGACCTATTATTTCCCCACGATCGACGAGGCCGCGTGGAATCCGGAGAAATCGCGGTACCGCACCCTCGCCGGGGCGGAGGTCAACGCCAACGTCTTCGAAGACAGCGTAGCCCCGATCATCGAGGCCGGGCTGGCAAAACTGATCGAAACCGGAGACTCGATCGCCAAAGGCATGCAGGCGTTCGATTCTCCGGGCCACACGCCCGGCCACATGGTTCTCCAGGTGGAAGACAGTGGGGAAGTGGCGTTCTTTACCGGCGACATCCTGCACCATCCGATGCAGGTCCTGCGGCCCGACTGGAACAGTGTCTATTGCGAGGATCGCGAGGTTGCGGCCGCAACGCGGCGCGGGATTCTTGACCGGGCTGCCGCGCTAGGCGCACGGATCGTGCCGGCCCATTTCGGGGCGCCGCATTCGGTATTCGTCGAACGGCACGAGGACGGATTTCGGCCCGTCTACCCTCCGCACGCGACCAGGACGAACTGA
- a CDS encoding NADPH:quinone oxidoreductase family protein, protein MTGRKPRRADLTAMRAYCCETLGRIADFTLREVPEPCPGPDELRVAVEATALGFVDPLVMRGLYQVKPPVPFVPGGEIVGIIEEVGEGVSSFVPGQRIACWQFGGGLAETAVVAADRAVPVPDGLKPIKASALLLDYLTAYYGLFDRGALRPGQSVLVTGASGGVGSAAVQLASASAAEVVGLASSDEKRAMVAALGASLVIDYRDENWREALKAAFPAGVDRVFDPVGGALFEPSFRSLAKRGRHLVVGFASGDGIPSLPANLPLLKSGELVGVDARYLSESDPARVREILAIVLAMGQSGRIDPPIADVFALEDVREAISCVSASDRLGKVVVTP, encoded by the coding sequence ATGACGGGGCGGAAGCCTCGGCGGGCTGACCTGACTGCGATGCGCGCCTATTGCTGCGAGACGCTGGGCCGCATCGCGGATTTCACGCTTCGCGAAGTGCCAGAACCGTGCCCGGGGCCGGACGAGCTGCGCGTTGCCGTCGAGGCCACCGCGCTCGGCTTCGTCGACCCGCTGGTCATGCGCGGCCTCTATCAGGTCAAGCCGCCGGTGCCGTTCGTGCCGGGCGGCGAGATCGTCGGTATTATCGAAGAGGTGGGCGAGGGCGTGTCCTCCTTCGTGCCGGGGCAGCGCATTGCGTGCTGGCAGTTCGGCGGCGGTCTGGCCGAAACGGCAGTGGTCGCGGCCGACCGTGCGGTGCCCGTGCCGGACGGTCTGAAGCCGATCAAGGCGTCGGCGCTGCTGCTCGATTATCTTACCGCCTATTACGGCCTCTTCGATCGGGGCGCTCTCAGGCCGGGGCAGAGCGTGCTCGTGACCGGCGCATCGGGCGGAGTCGGTTCGGCTGCGGTGCAACTGGCGAGCGCGTCTGCGGCCGAAGTCGTCGGTCTTGCCTCGTCGGACGAAAAGCGCGCCATGGTGGCGGCGCTCGGTGCGTCGCTGGTCATCGATTATCGCGACGAGAATTGGCGCGAGGCGTTGAAGGCAGCGTTTCCCGCCGGGGTCGATCGAGTGTTCGATCCGGTTGGCGGTGCCCTATTTGAACCGTCTTTCCGCTCGTTGGCGAAACGCGGCCGGCATCTTGTCGTCGGCTTCGCTTCGGGTGATGGCATCCCCAGCCTTCCGGCAAACCTCCCGCTGCTCAAATCGGGCGAGCTCGTCGGAGTCGATGCGCGCTACCTGTCGGAAAGCGATCCTGCGCGGGTGCGCGAGATCCTGGCGATCGTGCTGGCCATGGGGCAGTCGGGGCGGATCGATCCGCCGATCGCAGATGTCTTCGCGCTGGAGGATGTACGCGAGGCGATCAGTTGCGTCTCCGCATCCGATCGCCTCGGCAAGGTCGTCGTCACGCCCTGA
- a CDS encoding flavin-containing monooxygenase yields the protein MTNPFENRPIPAADVDQDLLEDGIAKANIPALLMVLYQMTGEERWLEKPYAPDRSPGLDDNDSGQLPEAVQHEIREAACEAITDWLQGASLAIPRPSNARLAEMLTVAMTEPVPEEYGDIIASGMDYGAEMPADDAVSDGKTAIVIGGGVSGICAGIELGKLGVPYTLFEKNEDFGGTWFENKYPGCGVDTPALTYTFSCRPNDWSMYFPLRDEIEAYLLDTAKHFELYENARFNTHVEEARWNDATGKWDVTITTPEGERETHSADYLFSAVGLLNIPKYPTIPGLEDFAGDVYHTSRWPDDADVTGKRVAVIGNGASGMQVAPAIADEVDSMTIFARSKQWAAPFPQFRKTIPGGVRYLMQVVPLYRAWSEQRLSWTFNDRVHGTLFRDPEWEHPDRAVNEINDGHRRAFTRYVKEELDDRPDLIEHVLPDYPPFAKRMLLDNGWYRTIKKDNVTLIPEHLARVDGNTLHSSTGETVEADVIILATGFQTTNVLGSYDIIGRDGAVLREKWGKDDAAAYLGTLVPGFPNFFILLGPNVGSGHGGSMIRNIENQMHFAGEVVLSASEHGAQTVEVRDNVYEDYLRRIDEAHDKLVWTHPGTENWYRNSKGRVIAITPWRNDAFWRMTRKPDENDLTYDGAEASAG from the coding sequence ATGACGAACCCGTTCGAAAACCGCCCGATACCAGCTGCCGACGTCGACCAGGACCTTCTGGAAGACGGTATCGCAAAGGCCAACATCCCGGCGCTGCTGATGGTGCTCTATCAGATGACCGGCGAGGAGCGCTGGCTCGAAAAGCCCTATGCGCCGGACCGCTCGCCCGGACTCGACGACAATGACAGCGGCCAGCTGCCCGAGGCCGTGCAGCATGAAATCCGCGAGGCGGCGTGCGAGGCGATCACCGACTGGCTCCAAGGCGCATCGCTCGCGATCCCTCGCCCGAGCAACGCCCGGCTTGCCGAAATGCTGACCGTCGCGATGACCGAACCCGTCCCCGAAGAATATGGCGACATCATCGCCTCGGGCATGGATTACGGGGCCGAAATGCCGGCGGACGATGCGGTGTCCGATGGCAAGACCGCGATCGTGATCGGCGGCGGTGTGTCCGGCATCTGCGCCGGGATTGAGCTGGGCAAGCTCGGCGTCCCCTACACGCTGTTCGAAAAGAACGAGGATTTCGGCGGAACCTGGTTCGAAAACAAATATCCGGGCTGCGGGGTCGATACGCCCGCGCTCACCTACACCTTCTCCTGCCGGCCCAATGACTGGTCGATGTATTTCCCGCTTCGCGACGAGATCGAGGCGTACCTGCTCGACACCGCGAAGCACTTCGAGCTTTACGAAAACGCGCGCTTCAACACCCATGTCGAGGAAGCGCGCTGGAACGATGCCACGGGCAAATGGGATGTCACCATCACCACGCCCGAAGGCGAGCGCGAAACGCACAGCGCCGATTACCTGTTCAGCGCGGTCGGGCTCCTCAACATCCCGAAATATCCCACCATTCCCGGGCTCGAGGATTTCGCGGGCGACGTCTATCACACCAGCCGCTGGCCCGATGATGCCGACGTTACGGGCAAGCGCGTCGCGGTGATCGGCAATGGCGCTTCCGGCATGCAGGTCGCCCCGGCGATCGCCGACGAAGTCGACAGCATGACGATCTTCGCGCGTTCCAAACAATGGGCCGCGCCGTTTCCGCAGTTCCGCAAGACCATTCCGGGGGGCGTGCGCTATCTGATGCAGGTCGTGCCGCTTTACCGTGCATGGTCCGAACAGCGCCTTTCCTGGACGTTCAACGACCGCGTTCACGGCACGCTGTTCCGCGATCCCGAATGGGAACATCCCGACCGTGCGGTCAACGAGATCAACGACGGCCATCGCCGCGCCTTCACCCGCTACGTGAAGGAAGAGCTGGATGACCGGCCCGACCTGATCGAGCACGTGCTGCCCGATTATCCGCCCTTCGCGAAGCGCATGCTGCTCGACAACGGATGGTACCGGACGATCAAGAAAGACAATGTCACGCTGATCCCCGAACACCTCGCCAGGGTTGATGGGAATACGCTGCATTCCTCCACCGGAGAAACGGTCGAGGCCGACGTGATCATCCTTGCGACCGGCTTCCAGACGACGAATGTGCTCGGCTCGTACGACATTATCGGCCGCGATGGCGCGGTGCTGCGCGAGAAATGGGGTAAGGACGATGCCGCGGCCTATCTCGGCACGCTGGTGCCCGGCTTCCCTAATTTCTTCATTCTGCTCGGCCCCAATGTCGGTTCGGGCCATGGCGGCAGCATGATCCGCAACATCGAGAACCAGATGCACTTCGCCGGCGAAGTCGTCCTCTCGGCGAGCGAACACGGCGCGCAGACCGTCGAGGTACGCGACAATGTGTACGAGGACTATCTGCGCCGGATCGACGAGGCGCACGACAAGCTGGTCTGGACCCATCCGGGCACCGAGAACTGGTATCGCAATTCGAAGGGCCGCGTGATCGCGATCACCCCGTGGCGCAACGACGCCTTCTGGCGGATGACGCGCAAGCCCGACGAGAACGACCTGACCTATGACGGGGCGGAAGCCTCGGCGGGCTGA
- a CDS encoding AMP-binding protein: protein MARERDFTDPRIPNRDECVLRYLLDRWADERPDKAHVVFADGEEWTFSELRKKVRAKAAGLRELGVRQGEHVAMWLPNGRDALIAFYAINYLGAVFVPFNTAYRGNLLRHVIANSGARILLVHPDLLPRLSEVDTAKLERLVVTTGQLPESAPLPMTAYDDLVGDSEDDLPLERPIDPWDIQSIIYTSGTTGPSKGVLSSYLHMFTNAGPESWPMVDENDRYMCVAPIFHIGGMGPPFVMLARGASVAMIDNFSTDEFWSIAKATQSTMVFLLGVMATFLLKADPKPSDKDHTVKKAFMVPLTSDAQAFHERFGVDIYTIFNMTEISSPIVSEANPDRIGTCGTVRDGVDVRLVDANDCEVPVGEIGEMLVRTDRPWAMNSGYNGNPEATAEAWRSGWFHTGDAFRRDEDGYFYFVDRVKDAIRRRGENISSFEVEADVCRHPCVREAAAIAVPSEYSEDEVMIVVAPVPGKAIDCKELAEFLIEAMPYFMVPRYIRILDELPKTPSAKVMKTDLRAEGITDDTWDREAAGLRVKRENFST, encoded by the coding sequence ATGGCACGAGAGCGCGATTTCACCGATCCTCGCATTCCCAACCGCGACGAATGCGTCCTGCGCTATCTGCTCGACCGCTGGGCGGACGAGCGGCCCGACAAAGCGCATGTCGTTTTCGCCGATGGCGAGGAATGGACGTTCAGCGAATTACGAAAGAAGGTTCGCGCCAAGGCCGCCGGCCTTCGTGAACTGGGTGTCCGTCAGGGAGAGCACGTTGCGATGTGGCTTCCCAACGGGCGCGATGCCCTGATCGCATTTTACGCGATCAATTATTTGGGCGCGGTATTTGTTCCCTTCAACACCGCGTATCGCGGCAACCTGCTTCGGCATGTTATCGCGAATTCGGGTGCACGAATCCTCCTTGTGCATCCGGACCTTCTTCCCCGCCTGTCCGAAGTGGACACGGCGAAGCTCGAGCGGTTGGTGGTCACGACCGGCCAGCTGCCCGAGAGCGCTCCGCTGCCGATGACGGCGTATGACGACCTGGTCGGAGACTCCGAGGACGACTTGCCGCTCGAACGGCCGATCGACCCGTGGGACATCCAGTCGATCATCTACACGTCGGGCACTACCGGGCCGTCCAAAGGCGTGCTGTCGTCCTATCTCCACATGTTCACCAATGCCGGCCCCGAATCCTGGCCGATGGTGGACGAGAACGACCGCTACATGTGCGTCGCGCCGATCTTCCATATCGGCGGCATGGGCCCTCCCTTCGTGATGCTGGCCCGCGGGGCTTCGGTCGCGATGATCGACAATTTCTCGACCGACGAGTTCTGGTCGATCGCCAAGGCGACCCAGTCGACCATGGTGTTTCTGCTGGGCGTGATGGCGACCTTCCTGCTCAAGGCCGATCCGAAGCCGAGCGACAAGGACCACACGGTCAAGAAGGCCTTCATGGTGCCGCTGACCAGTGATGCCCAGGCGTTCCACGAGCGCTTCGGCGTCGATATCTACACCATCTTCAACATGACCGAGATATCCTCGCCGATCGTGTCCGAAGCCAATCCGGACCGGATCGGCACCTGCGGCACGGTTCGCGACGGGGTCGATGTGCGGCTGGTCGATGCAAACGACTGCGAGGTGCCGGTGGGCGAGATCGGCGAAATGCTGGTCCGCACCGATCGTCCATGGGCGATGAACAGCGGATATAACGGCAATCCCGAAGCGACCGCCGAGGCCTGGCGCAGTGGCTGGTTCCATACCGGCGATGCCTTCCGCCGCGACGAGGACGGCTATTTCTACTTCGTCGACCGGGTGAAGGACGCGATCCGGCGTCGCGGAGAGAACATCTCCTCCTTCGAGGTCGAGGCCGATGTCTGTCGCCACCCATGCGTGCGCGAAGCGGCCGCGATCGCAGTGCCGAGCGAATATTCCGAAGACGAGGTGATGATCGTCGTGGCGCCGGTTCCGGGCAAGGCGATCGATTGCAAGGAACTCGCCGAGTTCCTGATCGAGGCCATGCCCTATTTCATGGTGCCGCGATACATCCGCATCCTCGACGAACTGCCCAAGACGCCTTCGGCCAAGGTCATGAAGACCGATCTGCGCGCCGAAGGGATCACCGACGACACCTGGGACCGGGAAGCCGCCGGCCTCCGCGTCAAGCGCGAGAATTTCAGCACCTGA
- a CDS encoding iron-containing alcohol dehydrogenase, producing the protein MADVTPSELRFTRTERVTMGMPAGEALLDQAEAMGCTKVFLLVSTTLREETDEIAKIECALGSRHAATHSGIAPHAPRTDVLAAADAAREAGADLIVSVGGGSATDAAKIVSLLLKHDVRTIEDFEPLRTYVTDDGEVINPIKVGPDIPVICVPTTLSGGEFNALSGATDEATEHKQGYEHRNMAPVMVVLDPAITVHTPEWLWLSTGVRSVDHAVETLSSDKSNDFADGLAESALKLLVEGLPRAKADPTDLEARLKCQIGAWQSMISIIGGVPMGASHAIGHILGGTCNVPHGYCSCVMAPYVLQWNAEHDDSRQQRTLAVLGNSHPTAAEALDAFIRNLGMPRTLKEVGVGEDRFQQVSEYTLLDIWGRTNPRPVKTADDVLQILRLAS; encoded by the coding sequence ATGGCTGATGTAACCCCGAGCGAGTTGCGCTTTACCCGGACCGAACGCGTCACGATGGGCATGCCTGCGGGCGAAGCCCTGCTGGACCAGGCTGAGGCGATGGGCTGCACCAAGGTATTCCTGCTGGTGTCGACCACCTTGCGCGAAGAGACCGACGAGATCGCGAAGATCGAATGTGCGCTCGGATCGCGCCACGCCGCCACCCACAGCGGCATCGCCCCGCATGCGCCGCGTACCGATGTGCTCGCCGCCGCCGACGCCGCACGCGAGGCCGGGGCCGATCTGATCGTCTCGGTCGGCGGCGGCTCGGCCACCGATGCGGCCAAGATCGTCAGCCTGCTGTTGAAGCACGACGTCCGCACGATCGAGGATTTCGAGCCGCTGCGCACCTATGTGACCGACGATGGCGAGGTCATCAATCCGATCAAGGTCGGGCCGGACATCCCAGTGATCTGCGTTCCGACGACGCTGTCGGGCGGCGAGTTCAACGCCCTGTCCGGCGCGACCGACGAGGCGACCGAACACAAGCAGGGCTACGAGCATCGCAACATGGCCCCGGTCATGGTGGTTCTCGATCCGGCCATCACGGTTCACACGCCCGAATGGCTGTGGCTTTCCACCGGGGTGCGCTCGGTCGACCATGCGGTCGAGACATTGTCCTCTGACAAGTCCAACGACTTTGCCGACGGTCTGGCCGAAAGCGCGCTCAAGCTGCTGGTCGAAGGCCTCCCTCGCGCAAAGGCCGATCCGACCGATCTCGAAGCGCGGCTCAAATGCCAGATCGGCGCCTGGCAATCGATGATCAGCATTATTGGCGGGGTACCGATGGGCGCGAGCCATGCGATCGGCCATATCCTCGGCGGCACCTGCAACGTTCCGCACGGCTACTGTTCGTGCGTGATGGCGCCCTATGTCCTGCAATGGAATGCCGAGCATGACGACAGCCGCCAGCAGCGCACGCTGGCGGTGCTGGGCAATTCGCATCCGACGGCGGCCGAAGCGCTCGATGCGTTCATCCGCAATCTCGGCATGCCGCGCACGCTGAAGGAGGTCGGCGTCGGCGAGGATCGCTTCCAGCAGGTCTCCGAGTACACGCTGCTCGACATCTGGGGCCGGACCAATCCGCGACCGGTCAAGACGGCCGACGACGTCTTGCAGATCCTGCGCCTGGCATCCTGA
- a CDS encoding CaiB/BaiF CoA transferase family protein gives MQDGTAQKTGNANGTNAPLDGVRVIEFSGLGPTPFGAMLLADLGAEIIRIVRSDAENPLGGDAQFDFIYRGRPTLPLDLKDSADRERAFDLIARADVLIEGFRPGTMERLGLGPDDTAARNARLIYARMSGWGQEGPRAQEAGHDINYLALSGGLYPIGPFDGPPTPPLNFVGNFGGGGMFLAMGVLAALQERERSGEGQVLDVAMVDGISVLMTQLAGWMQMGQWNGGRGGNLLDGSAYFYRCYETADGRHIAVGALEKPFHDLFVEGLGLEPDAYDDHLDPRCWPERAERIADIVKTRTMRAWEEAFAGSDACVTPVLTLEEAAKGPANEARGSFLSSDTSFQPRPAPRFSRSAVRMPAETVGNESAEDLLARWDATPRP, from the coding sequence ATGCAGGACGGCACGGCGCAGAAAACGGGCAACGCAAACGGAACGAACGCGCCGCTGGACGGGGTCCGAGTAATCGAATTTTCGGGCCTCGGCCCGACGCCTTTCGGGGCGATGCTGCTCGCCGATCTGGGCGCCGAAATCATCCGGATCGTTCGCAGCGACGCAGAGAACCCGCTTGGCGGCGATGCGCAATTCGACTTCATCTATCGCGGCCGCCCCACCCTGCCACTTGACCTCAAGGACAGCGCCGATCGCGAGCGGGCGTTCGATCTCATCGCGCGCGCCGATGTGCTGATCGAAGGCTTTCGGCCCGGCACGATGGAGCGGCTCGGACTCGGGCCGGACGATACCGCAGCACGCAATGCTCGCCTGATCTACGCCCGGATGAGCGGTTGGGGCCAGGAGGGGCCGCGCGCGCAGGAGGCCGGGCACGATATCAATTACCTCGCCTTGAGCGGTGGCCTTTATCCGATCGGGCCCTTCGACGGCCCGCCCACTCCGCCGCTCAATTTCGTCGGCAATTTCGGTGGCGGCGGGATGTTCCTCGCCATGGGCGTGCTGGCGGCCTTGCAGGAACGCGAACGCTCGGGCGAAGGGCAGGTGCTCGACGTCGCCATGGTCGACGGGATCAGCGTGCTGATGACGCAACTGGCAGGCTGGATGCAGATGGGCCAGTGGAACGGCGGGCGCGGCGGCAATCTGCTCGACGGGAGTGCCTATTTTTACCGCTGCTACGAAACGGCAGACGGTCGTCATATCGCGGTCGGCGCGCTCGAAAAGCCGTTCCACGACCTCTTCGTCGAAGGGCTGGGGCTGGAGCCGGACGCGTACGACGACCACCTCGATCCGCGCTGCTGGCCCGAACGCGCCGAACGCATCGCCGACATCGTGAAGACCCGCACCATGCGCGCATGGGAAGAGGCCTTTGCCGGAAGCGACGCCTGCGTCACCCCGGTGCTGACGCTGGAGGAAGCCGCCAAGGGCCCCGCCAATGAAGCGCGCGGTTCGTTCCTGTCGAGCGATACCTCTTTCCAGCCCCGCCCCGCCCCGCGCTTCAGCCGCTCGGCAGTGCGCATGCCCGCGGAAACCGTCGGCAACGAATCGGCAGAGGACCTGCTGGCTCGCTGGGACGCAACTCCGCGCCCGTGA
- a CDS encoding Ppx/GppA phosphatase family protein, which produces MAEDDPSAVRGAQKRDRERSDSSGKSQRRKSKGNASRNASRPPGQKRENPPHKRAKSTAGDVRQRTVEKRAAPSSTPDMGPAQNPFVRTPHHRQAYAALDLGTNNCRLLIARPEGKDFTVIDAFSRVVRLGEGLTLNGNLSDEAMERTLAALHVCAAKLRRRRVHLARSVATEACRRAGNGPAFIERVRKETGIVLDIISAREEARLAVLGCHVLLEHGDGPAMIFDIGGGSTELVLVETGGTIPTILDWQSVPWGVVSLTEEIGPEPEGGKQARLDRYDKMRATVTEAFAEFSERIAPSRRASRFGEGGLRLLGTSGTVTTLASLHLELPQYDRRAVDGLIMPSQGMRDIASRLSALSPQERGQVPCIGHDRAELVVAGCAILETILDLWPAERLGVADRGIREGILRSMMAAGMEGDRARAELAAKQGAS; this is translated from the coding sequence ATGGCGGAAGACGATCCGTCGGCCGTGCGCGGGGCACAAAAACGGGACCGGGAGCGGTCGGACAGCAGCGGCAAAAGTCAACGTCGCAAGTCCAAGGGAAACGCTTCCAGAAACGCCTCGCGACCGCCCGGCCAGAAACGGGAAAATCCCCCGCACAAGCGGGCGAAAAGCACAGCTGGCGATGTCCGGCAGCGGACGGTCGAGAAACGCGCCGCTCCTTCGTCGACACCCGATATGGGTCCGGCACAGAACCCCTTCGTACGGACCCCGCACCATCGCCAGGCCTATGCCGCGCTCGATCTGGGCACCAATAATTGTCGCCTTCTGATCGCCCGTCCCGAGGGCAAGGATTTCACCGTGATCGATGCTTTCAGCCGCGTGGTGCGATTAGGCGAAGGCCTGACGCTGAACGGCAATCTCTCCGATGAGGCGATGGAGCGCACACTCGCCGCCCTGCATGTCTGCGCGGCCAAATTGCGCCGCCGCCGGGTCCATCTCGCGCGCTCGGTCGCGACCGAAGCCTGCCGCCGCGCCGGTAACGGCCCCGCTTTCATCGAGCGGGTGCGCAAGGAAACCGGCATCGTGCTCGACATCATCTCCGCACGCGAGGAAGCGCGGCTCGCCGTGCTCGGCTGTCACGTTCTGCTCGAACATGGAGACGGGCCCGCGATGATCTTCGATATCGGCGGCGGATCGACCGAGCTGGTGCTGGTCGAAACCGGCGGCACGATTCCCACCATTCTCGACTGGCAGAGCGTGCCGTGGGGCGTCGTATCGCTGACCGAGGAGATCGGGCCCGAACCCGAAGGCGGGAAGCAGGCGCGGCTTGATCGCTACGACAAGATGCGCGCGACCGTGACCGAAGCGTTCGCCGAGTTTTCCGAGCGCATTGCCCCCTCGCGCCGGGCGAGCCGCTTCGGCGAAGGCGGCCTGCGCCTGCTCGGCACCAGCGGCACGGTCACCACGCTGGCCAGCCTCCATCTCGAATTGCCGCAATACGATCGCCGCGCGGTCGACGGCCTCATCATGCCGAGCCAGGGCATGCGCGACATCGCCTCGCGACTGTCCGCTTTGTCGCCACAGGAGCGCGGGCAGGTTCCGTGCATCGGGCATGATCGCGCCGAACTGGTGGTCGCCGGTTGTGCGATTCTCGAAACCATTCTCGACCTGTGGCCGGCCGAACGCCTCGGCGTGGCCGATCGCGGAATTCGCGAGGGCATTCTGCGCTCGATGATGGCAGCCGGCATGGAGGGGGATCGCGCCCGCGCCGAGCTCGCGGCCAAGCAGGGCGCGTCATGA
- a CDS encoding RlmE family RNA methyltransferase: protein MSRSGKDPVRRVRKARGRSESSRRWLERQLNDPWVKQAKQEGYRSRAAYKLKQIDEKANLLRGAKRVVDLGVAPGSWAQLVREVAPKAAIVGIDLLETEPIEGVTLLQMDFMDDAAPDALIDALGGPPDLVLSDMAANTTGHKTTDQLRTAGLVETAAHFAIENLEDGGTFVAKVFAGGTDQDLLAVLKRHFKSVKHAKPEASRKGSPEWYVVAKGFKGRD from the coding sequence ATGAGCCGCTCGGGCAAGGATCCGGTGCGCCGCGTGCGCAAGGCGCGCGGTCGCAGCGAAAGCTCGCGCCGCTGGCTCGAACGCCAGTTGAACGACCCGTGGGTCAAGCAGGCCAAGCAGGAAGGCTATCGCAGCCGTGCGGCCTATAAACTGAAGCAGATCGACGAGAAGGCGAACCTCCTGCGCGGAGCCAAACGCGTGGTCGACCTGGGCGTGGCGCCGGGGAGCTGGGCGCAGTTGGTGCGCGAAGTGGCGCCCAAGGCCGCAATCGTCGGCATCGACCTGCTCGAGACCGAGCCGATCGAAGGCGTGACGCTGTTGCAGATGGACTTCATGGACGATGCCGCGCCCGATGCCCTGATCGACGCGCTGGGCGGTCCACCCGATCTCGTGCTGTCGGACATGGCGGCCAACACCACCGGCCACAAGACGACCGACCAGCTTCGCACCGCGGGACTGGTCGAGACCGCGGCCCATTTCGCGATCGAGAACCTCGAGGACGGAGGAACCTTCGTCGCGAAGGTCTTTGCCGGGGGCACCGATCAGGATCTGCTTGCGGTGCTCAAGCGCCACTTCAAGAGCGTGAAGCACGCCAAGCCGGAGGCCAGCCGCAAGGGTTCGCCCGAATGGTATGTCGTGGCCAAGGGCTTCAAGGGGCGAGACTAG
- a CDS encoding c-type cytochrome, whose amino-acid sequence MENRTNTTFGWVLFSGIVLLGGVSLSSHYFQADKPHSPEGGGFVIEGADDEEGAEQGPALATLLAAADVAAGEKVFAKCSACHTVEQGGANGIGPNLYGVMGEAIATGRGGFAFSADLKAHGGEWSWENMDAWLASPRKFASGTKMSFPGLSKAEDRANLMAWLNTQGSNIPLPPPPAEPAEGEELEAPAQDNGEAGAEVGTDPADAGALAQPDPAAASDLSASDSQPE is encoded by the coding sequence ATGGAAAATCGGACAAACACAACCTTCGGATGGGTTCTCTTTTCGGGGATCGTGCTCCTCGGCGGGGTCAGCCTGTCCTCGCACTATTTCCAGGCTGACAAGCCGCATTCGCCCGAGGGCGGAGGCTTCGTCATCGAGGGTGCCGACGATGAGGAAGGCGCGGAGCAGGGCCCGGCGCTTGCGACTCTGCTTGCCGCTGCCGACGTTGCGGCGGGCGAGAAGGTCTTTGCCAAGTGTTCGGCCTGTCACACCGTCGAACAGGGCGGGGCCAACGGCATCGGCCCGAATCTCTACGGCGTGATGGGCGAAGCGATCGCCACCGGCCGTGGCGGTTTCGCGTTCAGCGCGGACCTCAAGGCGCATGGCGGCGAATGGAGCTGGGAAAACATGGACGCCTGGCTCGCCAGCCCGCGCAAGTTCGCGTCCGGCACCAAGATGAGCTTCCCCGGCCTTTCCAAAGCGGAAGATCGCGCGAACCTGATGGCGTGGCTCAACACGCAGGGTTCGAACATCCCGCTGCCCCCGCCCCCGGCCGAGCCTGCCGAAGGGGAAGAGCTCGAAGCTCCGGCGCAGGACAATGGCGAAGCGGGCGCCGAAGTCGGGACCGATCCGGCCGACGCCGGCGCGCTTGCGCAGCCCGATCCTGCTGCGGCCAGCGACCTTTCGGCGAGCGACAGCCAGCCCGAATAA